The Cellulosimicrobium sp. ES-005 genome segment TGGTCGAGGAGGTCCGGCCCGCGGTCGTGCTCGTCGAGGGGCCGGAGGAGTACACGCGCCTCCTGCCCGCGCTGCTCGACGAGCGGACGGTCCCGCCGGTCGCCGTCCTCAGCCTCGCCGGCGACCCCACGAACGGGGCGGGAGGAGTCGCGCGCGGCGCGGGGTTCTACCCGCTCGCGCGGTACTCGCCCGAGTGGGTCGCGCTCCGGGCGGGACACGCCCTCGGCGCCGGGCTCGCGTTCGTCGACTCCCCGTGGGGCGCGCGGCAGGCGGAGGACGACGACGAGGGCCCGGCGGCCCGCACCGTCCTCGCGGAGCGGCACCTCGCGCACTCCCGCACGGTCGCGCGGATCGCGGAGCGCCTCGGGTGCCGCGACCACGACGAGCTGTGGGACCACCTGTTCGAGGCGCGGGACACCGCGCGCCTGCGTGACTGGCGCGAGCTCACCGACGACGTGTTCGCGTGGGCGGCCCTCGCCCGTCTCGACTACGAGGACGAGGCGCTCGTGGCCGACGGGTCGCTCGACCGGGAGGCGCGCATGTCGGCACGCGTCGCCGAGCACGCGGCGCGCGCGGCCGGACCGGTCGTCGTCGTGACGGGCGCGTTCCACACGCTCGCCCTCGTCGAGGCGCTGACCGGGAGCGCGCACGGCGAGGCGGTCGTCGCGCGCCGCCCGGCGGGCGGGTACGGCGACCTGGCCGACGCGCCCGCGTGGCTCGTGCGGTACGACGACGAGCGGCTCGACGCGCTGCGCGGGTACGGCGCCGGCATGCCGACGCCCGGGTACTACGACCGTCTCTGGGCCGCGCACCACGACGCGGGCGGTCCCGCGGGCGCGGCGAACGCCGTCCTCGTCGACGTCGGGCGGGGGGCGAGCGAGCGGGGCGCGCTCGTGAGCGTGGCGCAGTCGCAGGCCGCGGTCGAGCACGCGCATCGGCTCGCGGCCCTGCGCGAGCGGCCGTGGCCCTGCCGCACCGACCTGCTCGACGCGATCACGTCTTGCTACGTCAAGGACCCCGACGACCTCGACGCGGCGGGCGACCGGCCGCTCGGGCTCGCGGTCGCGGAGGTGTTCGCCGGGCGCGCGCTCGGCGACGTGCCGCCCGGGGGTGCGTCGCCGCCCCTCGTGGAGGAGGCACGCGCACGCGCGCGGGCGCTGCGCCTCGACGTGTCCGACTCCGTGCCGCGCACCGTCCGGCTCGACGCGCGCCGTCGTGCCGCGCACCGCGACCGGCGCCGGTTCCTCGCGCTGTGCGCGTTCCTCGAGCTCGGGTTCGCGCGCCGGGTCTCCGGCCCCGACCACGTGGCCGGACGCGGGCTCGGCCTCGTGCTCGAGGAGTGGGAGTACGCGTGGACGCCCCTCGTCGAGGCGCGGCTCGTCGAGCTCTCGCACCGCGGGGCGACGCTCGACGCCGTCGCCGTCGCGCTGCTCGACGACGCGCGCGAGCGGGCGCGCGAGGAGCGGTCGAGCGACGCGGTGGCGCGACTCGTCGCGCAGTGCGTCGTGGTGGGTCTGCCCGACCGGCTGCCCCCGCTGGTCGCGCTCGTGCGTGCGACGCTCGACGTCGACCCGTCGCTCGCCTCGGTGGTCGCGGGTATGCGCCGCCTCGTCGGGCTGTGGCGCGCGCGCACCGAGCTCGAGCTCGGTGAGCACGCCGAGGCGCTGCTCGACCTCGCGGAGCAGGGGCTCGCCACGGCCGCCTACCTCGTCCCGGACCTCGCCTCCGCGGACGAGGCGACGCAGGACGACGCGCTGGCGAGCCTCGTCGCGCTGCGCTCCCTGGTCCGCGACCTGCGCGACGCCGGCCGCGACGGCACCGGCTCGGCCGCGGAGTCCGTCGCGCGGGCGCTCGTGCACGTGCGGGAGGACGACGACGCGTCGCCCGCGGTGCGCGGCGCGCTCACGGCGTTCGCCGCCGTCGACGACGAGCTGGACGACGAGCCCGGCGGCGACGGCCTCGTCACGCGCGTCCGGGCGCACCTCGCCCTCGGCGCGGACCCGGTGGCGGCGACGGCCTTCCTCGGCGGCGTGATGCGGGCCGCGCCCGACCTCCTGCTCCACACCCCCGAGATGTTCGACGCCGTCGACGACGGCCTGCGCGGCCTGGACGAGGACGCGTTCCGTGCCGTGCTGCCCGACCTGCGTCGCGCCTTCACCTGGCTGCGGCCCACCGAGACGCACCGGCTCGCGGAGCGCGTCGCGGCGCGGACCGGGACGAGCGCCGCCGCGCTGGACCGGCACGTCGACGTGACCGAGGACGACCTGCGCGCCGGGCTGCTCGTCGAGCGCGAGCTCGTCGCGGTCCTGGAGCGCGACGGCCTCGGCGCCTGGACTCGCGGGGGAGCGTCGTGACGGCCGCGGGTGTCGGCACGGCGGACGTGCCGGACGTGACGTCGACCGGGGTAGCACCTGACGGGTTCGGGCCCGGCGCAGGCGAACCCGCCGGGAGCCGCGCAGACGATCAGGAGGCGGCGCGCCGGTGGCGGCTCGTGCTCGGCCGGTACGCCGGCGACACGTTGCCCGTCGCACCGCAGGACCAGGGCCTCGACCGGACGCTCGGTCACCTGTACGACCGCGAGTACACCGCGCGTGGGCACCGGCACGGCGACGGCGACGACGCGCGCGCCGGGCGCGGCGGCGGGGGGCGCGGGGGCTCCGTCGTCGCGGGCCTGGACTGGCTCGAGTCCGCGCGCGAGCTGTTCCCGCGCGAGACGTTCGAGCGCATGCAGGTCGAGGCGGTGGGCCGCTACGGGATGACGGAGCTGCTCGCGGACCCCCGCGCCGTCGAGGCGGTGGAGCCGAGCACGGAGCTCGCGTCCGCGCTGCTGCGTGCCCGGGGCAGGCTCGGGCCCGGGGTGCAGGACGGTCTGCAGCGGCTCGTCGCGCGCGTCGTGGAGGACGTCGTGCGGCGGCTGCGTCCGCGCTTCGAGACCGCGGTGGACGGTCGCCGCGACCGGTCGCGCCGCTCGTTCGTGCGGTCGAGCCACACGTTCGACGCGGCCGCGACCGTGCGCGCGAACCTCGGGCGCTGGGACCCGGAGCGGCGGCGCCTGCTCGTCACGGACCTCCGCTTCTCGGCGCGGCGCCGGCGTGCGCTGTCGTACGACGTGGTCCTGCTCGTGGACCAGTCCGGCTCGATGGCCTCGTCGGTGCTGTACAGCGCGGTGAGCGCCGGCATCCTCGCCGGCCTGCCCGGGATCACCGTGCGGCTCGTGCTGTTCGACACGTCGGTCGTCGACATGTCGCACCTCGCGCACGACCCCGTGACGGTGCTCCTCACCGCACAGCTCGGCGGGGGCACGGACATCGCGCGTGCGGTGCGCTACGCGGAGCAGCACGTGCGCGACCCGCGCCGGACCGTCGTGGCGCTCGTGAGCGACTTCGAGGAGGGCGGCTCGGTGTCGCAGCTCGTGGCGAGCGTCGGGCGGCTGCACGCGTCCGGCGTACGGCTGCTCGGCCTGGCCGCCCTCGACGGCCAGGCGAACCCCGCGTACGACCGCGGCGTCGCCCGGCGGCTCGCGGAGCAGGGCATGGAGATCGCGGCGCTCACCCCGGAGCGCTTCGCGGAGTGGCTGGGGGAGGTTCTCCCGTGAGCGGTACCGGGCCCGGCCCCTGGGCCGCGGTGTACGCGGGGTACGACGACGCCGCGCTCGCCACCCTCGCCAACGCCGGCCTGGTCCGTCGCGCACGCAAGGACGTCGCCGCGGGGAAGGTGGAGGTGATCGAGCTGCGCGGGGACGGGGCCGCGCTGTCGGTCGGGGGCGCGCGCGTCGAGCTCGACGCGCGCGGTCCCGTGGGTGCGCGGTGCGCGTGCCCGACGCCGGGTGCGTGCCAGCACGTCGTGGCCGCGTGCCTATGGGCGCGCGACGCAGCCGCCGAGCCGGTGGCCGACGCGGCGACCGAGCGCCTTGAGCCGGTCACCGCGGCCCGTGACGACGCGGCGGTGGCGCGACCGACGGCCGACGCTCCCTCCGACACTGACACTGACGCTGACGCCGCCTCGCACTCCGACGCCGACGCCGGTACCGAACCCGGGGTCGTCCGCGCGCGTCTCGGTCGAGCCGACGCCGGTTCGACGGGTCCGACGGCGCAGCGCGCCGGGACGGGCGCGCCACCGCAGCCAGACCCTGGTCCTCGTGCCGCGTCGGTGGCCGACCCGCTGGGCGAGATCCTCGCGCTCGACCCGCGGGCAGTGCACCGTGCGGCCGGGGCAGCCGTCGTGCGCGCGGTCGCCCAGGAGCTGCGGGAACGCGTGGACGCGCCGACGCGCGGCTCGACGGACGTGACGGTGGACGGTCCTCGTGTGGTGATCGCCTGGCCCGGCGCCCCGCGCGTCACCTACGTCGTGGGCGCCGGGTTCGCGGGGATGCTCGTGGAGCGCGAACGTCCCGGCCAGGCGTCCTCGGCGGCCCGGCCGGACGACCGTCGGTGGCGGCTCGAGGCGCTCGCCCGCGGCTGGCGCGCGCACGGCCGTGCCTGGCCGTGGCCCGAGGAGACAGCCACCGCCACGCCGCGCTCCTCGGGGGTCCCCGACGCCCGCGCGGTCGCGGACGAGGTCGCGCGCACCGTCGAGCGCGTGCTCGACGTCGGGCTCTCGCACCTCGGCCGCGACGACCTGGAGGAGCTGCGCGGCGCCGGCGTGCTCGCCCGGCTGGGGCGCCGGCCCGCGGTGCAGCGGCTCGTCACGTCCGCGGTCGGGCGGCTCGAGGCGCTCGCGGACCGCCGCGACGCCGTCGACGAGGAGGAGTGCCTGCTCGCGCTGGCCGAGCTGTGGGCGTTCGTGCGGGCCGAGCCCGCGCCGGACGCCGCGGCGCCGGACGAGCGCGTGACGGACCTCCCGCACCTCCTCCCGCTCGGGGCGCGCTGGTGGGTCGCCGCGTCGGGGGCGCGGGGCGTCACCGTGCATCTGTGGGACGGCGCCGAGGGGCGCGCGCGGACGGTCACGACCGGGCGACCGCCCGGGGCCGACCCGACGTTCCGCCGCTCGTGGGACCTCCCGCTCGTCTGGGGGCGCTCGGTGGAGGCGCTCTGCCGCGGCCCGTTCGCCCTGCGGGGTGCGACCGAGCGTGCCGGGGCGCTGCGCCCGGGCGAGGGCCCGGTCGTCGAACCATGGGGGCGGTTCGACGCCGACGCGCTGCGCGAGGTCGCCGACCGGACCGCGCGGACCGACGCGCGGGAGGAGGTGGGCTTCGGCCGGAGGCCGGCGGTGGTGCGGGTCGTCATGGTCCGGGACGCCGGGTCGGTCGGCGTCGACGAGGTCGCGCAGGAGATCACCTGGACCCTCGTCACGGCGGACGGCACGCCGACCGTCGTGCGCGTCGACGCGGCCGACGAGGCGGCCTGCGACACCCTGCTCGGGGTGGCGGCGGGGAGCCGCCGGCTCGTCGCCGTCGCGGTCGAGCACGATCTGGAGTCCGGCGGGTCCGAGGCCGTCGGCCTGTTCGTCGAGCGTCCCGGGGGAGGACTCCGGCTCGTCGTGCCGACGCTCACGCCGGCCTACGACCACCGCGCCTGGTCGAGCGCGTGGACCCGGCTGCGCGCTCGCGTCCGTGCGCTGCGCGGGCGAGCCGCCACCCAGGTGCACGAGGTCGCGGTACCGGCCCCCGTCGAGGACGTCTGCGGCACGGTGCTCGACGCCGCCGTGGCGCTCGCGGCCACCGGCCGACGGCACCTCAGTCCGCACCAGGCGGCCGCCCTCGCGCGCGCGGCGCGGACCGCGGACGACCTCGGAGCCCCGACCCTCGCGGGTGCGGTGGCGCTCGTCGCCCACGAGCCCGACGCCGCACGCCTGCTGCGGGCGGCGCTCGTCGCCTCGCGGGGCCGCGCCCTCGCACGGGTCGTGGGCTCGTCCCGCGAGCCCCGGCCGGACCAGCGGGCGGTGCGCGCATGAGCACGTACGCCGTCCACGTCGGGTCGCCCGAGCACGGTCGGGTCGAGCACGTCGTCGACGGTCCGGCGGAACCCGTCCGCGAGACGTGGGACGACACGAACCGGTGGTATCCACGGCTCCTCGCCGAGGGTCGGCGCGTCGAGCGGTCGCACGACCTGCGCCTGTCCCACGTGGTGCTGCGGCGCTCGCAGCTCGCCGCGGGATCGGCGCTCGCACGGCGCGACCCGGGTCCGTGGGACGCGCTCGCCGCAGTGCCCGCGGGCCGCGAGCCGACGGCGGCGCCGCGGCCCGTCGGCCTGTTCGAGCTCGGAGCCGAGGCCGTGCCGCGCGTCGAGCTCGACACGGTCGCGGAGCTGCGCGACCAGCTCGCGGCGGTCGACGGGGCCGACGGACCGGGCGGCCCGGGACGGCTGCGGATGCTGCTCGCCGCCGAGTCGGCGGGCGCGCTCGTCGCCGCGGAGATGCACCACGCGGGCGTCCCGTGGCGCGCCGACGTGCACGACGCGATCCTCACGGACGCGCTGGGCCCGCGACCGCGTCCCGGCGAGCGCCCCGCGCTCATGGAGGGCCTCGTCGCGCGCATCCGCGCGGCCCTCGACGCGCCGCCGACCCTCAACCCGGACTCGCACCCGGACCTGCTGAAGGCGTTGCAGTACGCGGGCGTCGGCGTGCGGTCGCTGCGCAAGTGGGAGCTCGAGCGCGCGGACCACCCCGTCGTCGCGCCGCTGCTCGAGTACAAGAAGCTCTCGCGGCTCTTCACCGCGAACGGCTGGTCCTGGCTCGACACCTGGGTGCACGACGGGCGGTTCCGCACCGAGTACGTCGTGGGTGGCGTCGTCACGGGTCGCTGGGCGTCCAGCGGCGGCGGGGCGCTCCAGCTCCCCCAGCAGGTGCGTCGCGCGGTGGTCGCCGACCCGGGCTGGAAGCTCGTCGTGGCGGACGCCGCGCAGCTCGAGCCGCGCGTGCTGGCCGGGCTCGCGCACGACGAGCGCATGGCGGCGGCGGGGCGCGGGGGCGACATGTACGCGGGCATCGTCGCGTCGGGGGCGGTCGCGACGCGCGACCATGCGAAGGTCGGGATGCTCGGGGCGATGTACGGGGGCACGACCGGTGACAGCGCGCTCGTCCTGCCGCGGCTCGCGAAGGCGTTCCCCGACGCGATCGGCCTCGTGGAGCGTGCCGCGCAGGCGGGCGAGCGCGGCGAGGTCGTGTCGACCCTCCTCGGCCGGAGCTCGCCGCGACCCGGCGAGTCGTGGCAGGCGGCCCAGGAGGGTGCCTACGCGGTCGAGGAGGGCGGCGCGGACGACGCCGAGAGCGGCCGGACGGGCGCGGACGCGCAGGCGCGCGCCCGGTCGTACACCCGCGCGTGGGGCCGGTTCACGCGGAACTTCGTCGTGCAGGGCACGGCCGCCGAGTGGGCGCTGTGCTGGCTCGCCTCGATCCGGCGCCGGCTGTGGGAGCTGCCCCTCGCCGCGGCCCCGGGCGCCGCGCCCGCGCCGTTCGCCGACCGGGCGCATCTCGTGTTCTTCCTCCACGACGAGGTCGTCGTGCACGCGCCGGCCGAGCTCGCCGAGGCGGTGGCCGACGAGGTCCGCGCGGCCGCGGCGGAGGCAGGACGCCTCCTGTTCGGGGAGTTTCCGGTCGACTTCCCGCTCACCGTCGCGGTCGTCGACCACTACGCCGAGGCGAAGTGAGGGACGGGCGACGGGCCGCGGTGGACCCGTCGCCCGTCGGGCCGTCGCCCGGCGACCTCACCGCCGCGGTTCGCCGCGGTAGGTGCCGAACGACCACAGGTTGCCCTCCGGGTCCTGGAGCACGAGCTCGCGGCTCCCGTAGTCCGTGTCTCGGAGCGGTACGACGACGCGTCCCCCGGCTCCCGGTGCGCGCTCGCGGAGCCGCGTGTCGAGCGCCTCGATCTCGTCGTCGGGCACGACGACGTACGTGCCGCAGGTGCCGGGCTCGCGCGACCACTCGCGGTCGGGGGAGTGGCTGCCGAGCATGATCCCGCCGCCGTGCGGCCAGTCGAGCTGGGCGTGGGCGACGTCGCGGTCGTCGCCCGCCATGACGGTCGTCGCGACGAACCCGACGACGTCGGTGAGGAACGCGACGAGGCCGCGCGCGTCGTGCGCCTGGAGGGTGGGCCAGACCCACGGCGGCGGCACGTCGGGCACCGGGGCCGGCGCCGCGGCGGTGGGGGAGGTGTCAGCGGTCGTGCGGGTGCTCTCGTGGATGCTCATGTCCCCACCCTGGCCCGTCGGTGTGGCCGCCGGCTTGGATGTTCCCGAGCTCTTCGCGCACCCAGGCGGTCGGGCTCGTGCCGGCGAACCGGCGGAAGTCGCGCACCAGGTGGGAGTGGTCGGCGTACCCGGTGAGCGCGGCGACGTCCGCCAGCGTCCGCGCGCCCCGGCCGAGGGCGAGGCGCTGCACCTGGCGGCGCGCGGCGTCGAACCGCACGAGGCCGCGCGCGGCCCGGGGCGTGACGCCGAGCTCGGCCCGGAACAGCGTCTCGAGCTGCCGCTCGCCGAGGGCGACGTGCCGGGCGACGTCACGGACGTGCGCCCGGCCCCGGGTCCGGACGAGCACGCGCCAGGCCTCCGCGACCTCGGCGCGCACGTCGGCGCGGACGGGCAGGGCTCCGGGGCTGCCAGGCGGGTCGCCCGGGCCTGCGAAGGCCGCGCGCACGGCCTCGAACGCGGCGGCCCACGAGTCCGCCTCGGCGGCCTGCTCGCGCAGTCGGGCGGCGGCGGGTCCGAGGACGGCGTCGCCGTCCTCGACGAGGCCGAGGTCGCCGGCGCGCACGCCCAGCAGAGCCCGGCAGGCGAGCGGGTCGAGCGCGAGCTGCACGCCCGCCTGCTCCCGCGGCTGGTGGATCAGGGCCGGGCGGGTGTGCAGGCCGCCGACGAGCGACTCGTAGCGCACCGGGACGTCGTCCGGCCCGGGCGAGGTCGGGACGACGCCCGCGGTGCTCACGACGAGCGTGAGCCACGGCGACGGCAGGCCGCGGTGGACGGTCGGCGTGCCGTCCGTCGTCTCCGTCCGCAGGCGGTACCCGACCATCGACACGACGCCGGGCGGCAGCGCGTCGGGCGAGGCTCGCACGAACTCGTGCATCCGACCACGCTAGGCGGCCGGCGTACCGCTCACAGCCCGAGCGGGCGGTGCCATCCGACGTCGACGCGGAGCGAGGCGTCGGACGCCCCGGCGTCGACGTCCCCCACGCACCGGACCCGCCGGTCGAGGACCGACATCGCGTCGCACCGCCGCCCGGCGCCGTCGAGGCCGACTCGCGCGCGGACGGCGTCGCGGTCGTGCCCGGACCACGAGAGCGTCAGCTCGCGCCAGCAGCCGCCCGAGCCGCAGCCCGTCTCCTCATGGACGACCTGGATGCCGTCGGCGAACGTCGGGACCGGGGGTGTGCCCGCCTCGTCGAGCTCGACCCAGAGCACG includes the following:
- a CDS encoding VOC family protein, producing the protein MSIHESTRTTADTSPTAAAPAPVPDVPPPWVWPTLQAHDARGLVAFLTDVVGFVATTVMAGDDRDVAHAQLDWPHGGGIMLGSHSPDREWSREPGTCGTYVVVPDDEIEALDTRLRERAPGAGGRVVVPLRDTDYGSRELVLQDPEGNLWSFGTYRGEPRR
- a CDS encoding DUF5682 family protein; translated protein: MAVAPRAAWDAAPPRLRQAARDLVTLRERDGVHLVGVRHHSPACAVAVAALVEEVRPAVVLVEGPEEYTRLLPALLDERTVPPVAVLSLAGDPTNGAGGVARGAGFYPLARYSPEWVALRAGHALGAGLAFVDSPWGARQAEDDDEGPAARTVLAERHLAHSRTVARIAERLGCRDHDELWDHLFEARDTARLRDWRELTDDVFAWAALARLDYEDEALVADGSLDREARMSARVAEHAARAAGPVVVVTGAFHTLALVEALTGSAHGEAVVARRPAGGYGDLADAPAWLVRYDDERLDALRGYGAGMPTPGYYDRLWAAHHDAGGPAGAANAVLVDVGRGASERGALVSVAQSQAAVEHAHRLAALRERPWPCRTDLLDAITSCYVKDPDDLDAAGDRPLGLAVAEVFAGRALGDVPPGGASPPLVEEARARARALRLDVSDSVPRTVRLDARRRAAHRDRRRFLALCAFLELGFARRVSGPDHVAGRGLGLVLEEWEYAWTPLVEARLVELSHRGATLDAVAVALLDDARERAREERSSDAVARLVAQCVVVGLPDRLPPLVALVRATLDVDPSLASVVAGMRRLVGLWRARTELELGEHAEALLDLAEQGLATAAYLVPDLASADEATQDDALASLVALRSLVRDLRDAGRDGTGSAAESVARALVHVREDDDASPAVRGALTAFAAVDDELDDEPGGDGLVTRVRAHLALGADPVAATAFLGGVMRAAPDLLLHTPEMFDAVDDGLRGLDEDAFRAVLPDLRRAFTWLRPTETHRLAERVAARTGTSAAALDRHVDVTEDDLRAGLLVERELVAVLERDGLGAWTRGGAS
- a CDS encoding helix-turn-helix domain-containing protein, whose protein sequence is MHEFVRASPDALPPGVVSMVGYRLRTETTDGTPTVHRGLPSPWLTLVVSTAGVVPTSPGPDDVPVRYESLVGGLHTRPALIHQPREQAGVQLALDPLACRALLGVRAGDLGLVEDGDAVLGPAAARLREQAAEADSWAAAFEAVRAAFAGPGDPPGSPGALPVRADVRAEVAEAWRVLVRTRGRAHVRDVARHVALGERQLETLFRAELGVTPRAARGLVRFDAARRQVQRLALGRGARTLADVAALTGYADHSHLVRDFRRFAGTSPTAWVREELGNIQAGGHTDGPGWGHEHPREHPHDR
- a CDS encoding VWA domain-containing protein, coding for MTAAGVGTADVPDVTSTGVAPDGFGPGAGEPAGSRADDQEAARRWRLVLGRYAGDTLPVAPQDQGLDRTLGHLYDREYTARGHRHGDGDDARAGRGGGGRGGSVVAGLDWLESARELFPRETFERMQVEAVGRYGMTELLADPRAVEAVEPSTELASALLRARGRLGPGVQDGLQRLVARVVEDVVRRLRPRFETAVDGRRDRSRRSFVRSSHTFDAAATVRANLGRWDPERRRLLVTDLRFSARRRRALSYDVVLLVDQSGSMASSVLYSAVSAGILAGLPGITVRLVLFDTSVVDMSHLAHDPVTVLLTAQLGGGTDIARAVRYAEQHVRDPRRTVVALVSDFEEGGSVSQLVASVGRLHASGVRLLGLAALDGQANPAYDRGVARRLAEQGMEIAALTPERFAEWLGEVLP
- a CDS encoding bifunctional 3'-5' exonuclease/DNA polymerase; the encoded protein is MSTYAVHVGSPEHGRVEHVVDGPAEPVRETWDDTNRWYPRLLAEGRRVERSHDLRLSHVVLRRSQLAAGSALARRDPGPWDALAAVPAGREPTAAPRPVGLFELGAEAVPRVELDTVAELRDQLAAVDGADGPGGPGRLRMLLAAESAGALVAAEMHHAGVPWRADVHDAILTDALGPRPRPGERPALMEGLVARIRAALDAPPTLNPDSHPDLLKALQYAGVGVRSLRKWELERADHPVVAPLLEYKKLSRLFTANGWSWLDTWVHDGRFRTEYVVGGVVTGRWASSGGGALQLPQQVRRAVVADPGWKLVVADAAQLEPRVLAGLAHDERMAAAGRGGDMYAGIVASGAVATRDHAKVGMLGAMYGGTTGDSALVLPRLAKAFPDAIGLVERAAQAGERGEVVSTLLGRSSPRPGESWQAAQEGAYAVEEGGADDAESGRTGADAQARARSYTRAWGRFTRNFVVQGTAAEWALCWLASIRRRLWELPLAAAPGAAPAPFADRAHLVFFLHDEVVVHAPAELAEAVADEVRAAAAEAGRLLFGEFPVDFPLTVAVVDHYAEAK